The genomic window ACGTATTTTCCCAGCGATCGACATCAAAAAATCAGGTACGCGTAAAGAAGAGTTATTGATGGATAGCGAGCAACTAGAAGAAATCTGGAAATTGCGTAAGCATATGATTGGCGATTCATTAGAATATACGGAACAATTGATTCGTTTCTTGCGAAAAACTAAAAATAACCAACAATTTTTTAAAGAATTCCAAGATGTTTCTTTTGGCAAAAAAAATCCCACAAGAAATTTAAAAAGATAATTGCAAGCTCATAGGAAACATGGTAAGATGTAAATGTTGTAAATCGACAAATCAACTCTGGTTCAGCAAATGAAGCAGGGCAAAGGAGCGAATAGCATGAAAGAAAATATCCATCCAGATTACCATCCAGTAGTATTTTTGGATTCTACAACTGGTTTCAAATTCTTGTCAGGTTCAACAAAAACTTCACAAGAAACAGTTGAATGGGAAGACGGTAATACATACCCAGTCATCCGTGTCGAAGTAACTTCTGACTCACATCCATTCTATACTGGACGTCAAAAATTCACACAAGCAGACGGACGTGTGGACCGTTTCAACAAAAAATACGGTCTCAAAGACGCAAACGCTGCGGAATAATAAAAACGTTGTTAAGTCAAGGTTTAGCAGACTATCCCATGAGGATAGTCTGTTTTTTTTATTTTTTGTAAATTTCTATGTAAAGCTCATGAACTGGGTATCTATTAAAAATAATCTCTAAATAGTATCGTTAGCCGTTTGATGTATATAATTACTGATTTCTTGAGCTTTCGCAAAATAATAATATGCTTCTGGACTAAATTTTTTAATCTTTCCCATCTTTTTAAAGAGGAAAACACCGGTTAGTTCAGGCAAAGATTTAGATGAGTCGTAGTGTTCGATAGTTGTATGATTAGATTTTATCAGACAAGCTAAATATGCAGCTTTAGAAGCACTCACCACAGCTTCTTCTAATATATAGTTTTTACAAATGATATGAGACTTGATTCTCCGGATTCCATCTTCTAATTTTAAGAATGTCTCTTTATAACTACTACCACGTCCTCCAATAACACATGCAGTTTTTAGGATATCATCTAAGACGTCATCAGGACCCATGTTACTTAATTCGCGATAGATAAGTTCTTGTTTCGCGCATTTGATGAAAGCGGCTCTTATTTTATCTAAATCATTTGCTTGGTCAAATAAGCTTTCAACGTCAAATAACTGTTTAATAATTTCCATTTCTTTTCCCTTGTTGTAAGGAATACCAGTAGTATTTGGGGCGAATGCAGTTAACTTATCGCCTAGAATGTTTTCGATATCAGGGACGTGAACTGCTTTGTTTGGTGGTGAAGTAACTACGAAAGGACTATTGATTGGCAGTTCTATTACCTGATTGTAGGGAGAGGACTCAAATAAAATATCAAGTAATACATAGGATTCTGTACCATCTAATGGTGATGGATAA from Enterococcus sp. DIV1094 includes these protein-coding regions:
- a CDS encoding type B 50S ribosomal protein L31 — encoded protein: MKENIHPDYHPVVFLDSTTGFKFLSGSTKTSQETVEWEDGNTYPVIRVEVTSDSHPFYTGRQKFTQADGRVDRFNKKYGLKDANAAE
- a CDS encoding nucleotidyl transferase AbiEii/AbiGii toxin family protein; its protein translation is MIKESSFTADWYSSVEKDYQKLDHNLLDKVTHALYLLEKLTDTQLEFIFKGGTCLLLLLEEIKRFSIDIDIVITRTISKEKLSNTLQTIIDCSLFTRFEEQSRYQTEIPKAHFKFFYPSPLDGTESYVLLDILFESSPYNQVIELPINSPFVVTSPPNKAVHVPDIENILGDKLTAFAPNTTGIPYNKGKEMEIIKQLFDVESLFDQANDLDKIRAAFIKCAKQELIYRELSNMGPDDVLDDILKTACVIGGRGSSYKETFLKLEDGIRRIKSHIICKNYILEEAVVSASKAAYLACLIKSNHTTIEHYDSSKSLPELTGVFLFKKMGKIKKFSPEAYYYFAKAQEISNYIHQTANDTI